The genomic window TAATCTTAGATAATCTGCGCATCTGTAAGTCTTAATATAAACTCATTTCAACACATAACAAGATTTCAGCAAGTCCTAAAGTAGTATGTGATTTGCATTCATTGTATTACAGCATTTTTCACCCTTCCCATTCAAACTTAAGTTGTCCCAACAGGATAATTTCAGTGACCACTAACTAAGAGCAAGTTCAAGTGCGAACATTTAGTCAACCAAtgattgaccactgaccagcaacgtTAATGCGTAGAGTGACGCGTTCACTCGAACAACTCGTTTGAAAGTCTAGTCAGCAATTGGAAACACTTTCGCATTTTCGCTGTAGTGTCGCTAGTTCCCTTCTGCTCTTTACACATGTTGAACAGGctattgggaccagtgaagaagcCACGGTTACGAGgttggttccaaatggtcgaccaccgTAGTCAACCAACGGTCGACTAGCCTGGGTTTGAGTCAAAtcagtcaacctttagttaaccatggtgcacactcaaacttgctccaTGTTGAGACGGATATTTCCCTGGGTTTATTTCGTGCAGTTTTAAAGACTTTTCTATTTTATTGTCACACTTCAATACCAGTATTGTAAAGGAAACATcctgagtttttgccaaccaaggttTGAACACTTTTggaagccataaatgcaaagcaaaaacagATTACCACAGTTTGTAAAAATTTTGAGGGAAACTTTTCCCGAGGTGAATTAGAATAATTTACTCTTCAGAAGCTGACTACAGTTAGAATAACTCAAAAGTAAATCCATTGCCTGGGAAAAATAACTATTTGTTGGTGGGTTTTTGTTGGTGGGTCTATAAAGTAGTGAAGTGTTTTTTTGTGCCAAGGTTTAACTTCAGTTGGGTTCAATCACATAAGGCTTCAAGAAAAGGCTGTTCCCAATCCAGATCCAAAGTACATCAGTGGCTGTTCTAATCCCAGGTGAGGAAGCGCATGAACTCAGCGTGTTTTATTCTGCCTTGAGCGTCCCCGCCACACTCTTCAATTAACtgcaaattgaaaaatatatataattatttgaacaaagtaaaacatgcAATGTTGTAATGATTAAGTTACGCTTAACAGTTTTAGGAGCTATCAGACAGAGACATTTTTTTCTGCAAACCAATTTTCTCATTAGGGGCACTCTAGAAGGAAATTATCAATTTCTacgggagcatttcaagggcaccaaggcattgactaGGGGGaaaggaggcaatcgcctttggtGACTCctcaaagtatcaggcctgagtgcTTCTATTCAGGGGTGGGCGGCAGGAGAGGgcgagaaagaaaacaaaaatctcaaGACTTACAGCTTCCATGAGGTCATCATCGAGAGGCAGATTTTGTTTCTGGCAGATCTTCTTCAATTCTCCGATATCAACGTAGCCTGAACGGTCTCGATCATATTGTAAGAACGCTTCAGTCAGGGAGTTGAAGTTGATGTAGTTATCTTTCCGCAGCTGAGCTTTAATTTCGTGAATCAGCCTCTTCAGATCACCGGGactgcaaaaagaaaagaaaaaaacattttacattaGATTATAAAGCTACTgcatatgtttttgttttctgtgagCTTTTAGGTTTTCAGCACGAGAGAGCCTTTTTTTGCGCTCTGTATATTCTCTCCATTTTATGGGGAGCACCGTCTTTTACCATCTACAATCCCAGctatatctcgttgggccccccagccccctttcaatgttagTTCTGTTTGCACGGATTGCACGGTCTTCTGTGTTCCAGTCAACATTCAGCGGGGGGCCAGGGGAGAGGATGTTTCATGTCAGGGGGAAGTGGACATGGACTGGTTTTATGTACCGttgggaatgggtggcccaagcattttggccaggATTGTTGCTAGCTGCTCTTGTCATGCTCCACATACTAGTCATTTTAGAAGGATAGTTTGCAAGAACAGTCTGTGGGTTATGTTTTGTATTTAAACCCTCATTTTATTCACAAAATACAGTCTCCGGGTGTGTAGCCAGCCAAGTGTTGTGCTGTTCTTAACATTACATCCTATCTCGTAAACAACCTTACCTTCTCTTGACTTGCATGGGGGCGCCCTTCACTGATGTCTTCATCGTTGGCTCACCGTAAGATCTCCTCTCTCGGATCGTGTCGATCGTCTTCTGACTCCCTGGAAAGTCGCCGCTGTTTGACTCCAAGTACGACAGCACGTAGTTGTCAGCGTCTGTGATGACGAAGCGATGACTGAAGACCTGGATGACTGCGCCAATGTACATGTCCTGAGGTCCGTAGAACTCGGGGCTCTCCGGGATGGAGTTTGGTTTAGTGACGCGAGTGGGCTCCAGGAACTTCCCACTGATGATGCCTGAGTTCCGCACGGGCGGCTCGAAGATGGTGACCATGTCATCAGCGAGGCGGTAGGAGATGATAAATCGGCGACCGCGATCCTCTGGTTTAACGGAATCCTGATCAAACAATAGAGAATGCAAGATTTAAAGGTCGGGTCATAATTTGGTAGCAACCCAGGGAAAAGAAATTGTTGAAATCTTTAACCAATCATCTACTTGTTATAAAGATTAGGTTAGTAAGCATTCTGCCCAATAATTTTGACCAATGAAGTGCCTACGTTGATCAAAAATCAGTCAAATTTAGTTGAACAATTCAAATTTCCGAAAAAGATTTTGAGATTCATATTTCAGTGGTGTCGGTTTGTGATTGCTGCagccagagatgcggttggtaccctGCTGTAACATCGCTAAATATAGATGGACAAATTCATTACTTTAAGAATGTTGTACAACTAGTTCTCtcatagcgcatttcacaataatgtCTCAATGTTCTTTACATTAATCTGTGAAGTTCCCTgctgttgatttcacaaaactcttcctaacttaagactaatcttaggacttaaaacGAGTCccagcatgcagaccttaagatcaatcctaagttaggacgagttactcgtcctaacgggagataagacgagtcctatctctttgtgaaattgacccctggtcattggggcaataacattcctttttaatctttctgagctccctggggagtatacagccttgagCTGTGGTATGGTACATGTGTAGCTTTATTGAATACAATATAATCCTCtatcctcgcaggtacccatttatggGTGActagaagcaattatagtaaagcgtCTTGCTCAAAACTCAAATAGTCAATTATATGATACTTACAAGGACTGCTTCAAATCTTAGTTGTTTGTGGTCGTTCTCCAACATCTTAATGAAGTCTTTCTTGGGAGGTTGTGGTACGAGGGAGAGACAAGACTGCAATGAATCCTCCAAGGAACCGAACCCATTATAAGGCGGTAGATTCTGCAAGATGGTAAAGAGAAAAGATCATCGTTATTGTATGTTGCCTTCTTGAATCTTGAATTGTTTTGCGGACTTGTCTTGATGCAACACCCATCATCAAGTACTTCACACACCTAtcaagtttttattgttgtaactGGTGTCCCCCTCATTTGCTTTAAAGCAGCTCAATAAAGTtgagccctgggcccaatttcatatcgctgcttaacagtaacaaatttgcgtgcttactgtagcagaaaaatttgcttaagccttagcgtatatCACAGGTTAGTAGAAAAATTGGCAGCCATATTGCGCGTtaaccatggatttgcattgtgacgtcatttattttcatgcggtaagcaccagaaggtaagcatgccttttcgtgtgctaacggttagcagcgctatgaaatggaaatcggaCAGTAAgtacaaaatcggccgctaagcagcgctatgaatttTGGCCCTGGTTGGTGTTACACAACTATGAGGTGAGGGCTTAGGTACCGAGCTACTATAACACTCACCATAGAAGGTAGGTTCTTAGCCGGTCCTTTCACCTCCACTGGGGTGAAATCTTTGAAGCCGTACTTCTGATGCATCCATGCCTTGGTGAACTCATCGGTATCGTAGATCAGGAACGGTCGGTTGTAGATGAAGACTGTCTTGCCGATCCAGAAATCTTGAGGAGTACACCACTGTTTGATTTCATGATCGGACAGTTCCATTACGACGGCGGGGAAGGATGCTGCACGGGAGAACAGTGTGACCAAATTTAAGATAAAAC from Asterias amurensis chromosome 17, ASM3211899v1 includes these protein-coding regions:
- the LOC139949605 gene encoding EF-hand domain-containing protein 1-like → MALPFLPGNTFTDPTKRRYHRSQSLGYKNGYALSNRPEVGIGGEPIEVNQLSLAELEELNNKRPTLTYGQAKQAPPEDFIPAHVAFDKKVLKFDAYFQQTVHESRNEYYRVRPVIIYYYLEDDSISVVEPHVENSGMPQGKLIKRQRLPKNDQGDYWHWKDLNIDINVTFYGKIFHITDCDKWTQEYMASEGIELDTPQGVPNDPYIESRKESAALRTYQTKTTFDKLKQFLELDRQVLRFYSVWDDRDSMFGEMRPYIIQFYLVNDTVEVREAHEPNDGRDPFPLLLKRQKLPKDRYNVESSFPAVVMELSDHEIKQWCTPQDFWIGKTVFIYNRPFLIYDTDEFTKAWMHQKYGFKDFTPVEVKGPAKNLPSMNLPPYNGFGSLEDSLQSCLSLVPQPPKKDFIKMLENDHKQLRFEAVLDSVKPEDRGRRFIISYRLADDMVTIFEPPVRNSGIISGKFLEPTRVTKPNSIPESPEFYGPQDMYIGAVIQVFSHRFVITDADNYVLSYLESNSGDFPGSQKTIDTIRERRSYGEPTMKTSVKGAPMQVKRSPGDLKRLIHEIKAQLRKDNYINFNSLTEAFLQYDRDRSGYVDIGELKKICQKQNLPLDDDLMEALIEECGGDAQGRIKHAEFMRFLTWD